CAATCTCGCTCGGCTCCGACATTGCTTTTAGCAGCAATCGGAAGCAGTGCTGGCTGTCATGAACTGCGTCTTGGAATGCAGTGGTGATGGTTGTCATGTTGTTCTGCCTATTTGTGTTGGCTGCACGCCAACTCTTCATTCTTGTTTGTCAGCTGCGAATTGGGGAATCTACCTTGGGAGTGCGCTTTGGGTAGATTCCTGCCTGCGCAGGAATGACGGATTGTTGGGCTAAGTTGTTAGCCTGAAGTTGATCTCAAAGAGGACCTAGTCTTCTCCACGAACCTAATCTTCTCCGCGGACCATGGTGAAAAAATCCACCTTACTGGTTGCGACTTCTTTGGCGCGCTGTTGTTGCTGCTTTTGTTTGATTGCTGCTAGCGGCTCTATCACGGCATTCATCAGCAACTCATTATGAGTTGAGGTTTGCAAAAGACCGTCGATCACCGCCGCGAGCTCTGCTTGCGCTTTGTTTCGTCCGCGCAGATAGCTGTAACCCATTTCTCCGCTTGCGAGCTTAACGACAGCACGGGTAATCGTGGCGTCACCCATGTTGAACTCTCGCCCTGTGCCACCCATGCGAGCACGTACTTGAGCAAGCCCGATTTCTGGTTGACGAACCATTTGGTAGTCCGCTTCTAGGTTGGTCGCGCTCCATAGGCGCTCTAGCTCGTTGTGCTGGCTTTGTGCCAACACTGACATCCAGCTTTGTCTTTCAGTCACAGCCGTCATTTAATGCTCCATTACTATTTCGGTTGCGTCGGAACGGCTATTGGAGCTAGAAAACTCAGCCACAATGTTGGTTCCTTTGATAACGTTTTTGGTTTTGACTTTAAGAATTGGCGTACTCTGCGTAATTTGCAGCAGACGACATTCTTCGTTAGTAGGGACTTTGGCACCGACGCGAGTCTCCTTGCGT
This is a stretch of genomic DNA from Vibrio maritimus. It encodes these proteins:
- the phnG gene encoding phosphonate C-P lyase system protein PhnG — translated: MTAVTERQSWMSVLAQSQHNELERLWSATNLEADYQMVRQPEIGLAQVRARMGGTGREFNMGDATITRAVVKLASGEMGYSYLRGRNKAQAELAAVIDGLLQTSTHNELLMNAVIEPLAAIKQKQQQQRAKEVATSKVDFFTMVRGED